One part of the Archaeoglobaceae archaeon genome encodes these proteins:
- a CDS encoding DUF2589 domain-containing protein — protein MVHEYEIIGERMANIPAELSALPLESLIGKPLEAAVRAQAYAAMTTARFVQEVGLDEDGNVKNITFKFKRKTVDPEKLKEGLGKEIVEEDATIEAPLLTILPVPFIRIKDMTIHFKFIIKTTDVDKTQHDFSSSITAKAGWGWGSVKLTASYGYKRETRSQVDRSAELEITVNAVQDEMPEGLRTVLSILKEAMVPATK, from the coding sequence ATGGTTCATGAGTATGAGATAATTGGTGAGAGAATGGCAAACATACCTGCGGAGCTTTCCGCTCTGCCTTTGGAAAGTCTTATAGGGAAGCCGTTAGAGGCTGCTGTAAGAGCGCAGGCTTATGCTGCGATGACGACTGCGAGATTTGTGCAAGAAGTTGGATTAGACGAGGATGGAAACGTTAAAAACATCACCTTTAAATTCAAAAGGAAAACTGTGGACCCTGAGAAATTGAAAGAAGGATTAGGCAAGGAAATTGTGGAAGAAGATGCTACAATTGAAGCACCTTTGCTTACGATTCTACCAGTGCCCTTCATAAGGATCAAAGACATGACAATCCACTTCAAATTCATAATAAAAACTACGGATGTGGACAAAACTCAGCACGATTTCTCTTCTTCGATTACTGCAAAGGCAGGTTGGGGATGGGGAAGCGTTAAATTGACAGCGAGCTACGGCTACAAGAGAGAAACAAGGTCGCAGGTTGACAGAAGTGCGGAACTTGAAATTACAGTCAATGCAGTGCAGGATGAAATGCCCGAAGGTCTAAGGACTGTTCTGAGCATT